A genomic segment from Gadus morhua chromosome 4, gadMor3.0, whole genome shotgun sequence encodes:
- the LOC115542678 gene encoding protein mono-ADP-ribosyltransferase PARP12 — translation MTRGLQKVRRLSSASSVLQPTFLLTTEWLWYWEDEHGNWNQYDSPPNSSTELEQKFQNDPQEVVEFTAGSQTYTLSLQDMIQTNKKHGTKRVVRRRPRFRSSADVQVIRTRRPPNGPPNVQTFPSHWDKTQVPETGYKKVLLQDSSEEYKEVETLFRQTMTDFDIVKIERIQNKSLWDHFRLQQEQMKTRNGGCSVAEKKLFHSTDSKYIDDICCSNYDWRICGTHGTAYGKGSYFARDASYSHKCTGNTSTVHSTFVSRVLVGHHTLGSAGYVRPPSKDGGDTLFYDSCADDILSPSIFVVFDQPQIYPEFLLTYKEKALAFKPNVQAFPSHWDKSKVPATGHEKVLLQDSSEEYKEVETLFRQTMTDFDIVKIERIQNKSLWDHFRLQQEQMKTRNGGCSVAEKKLFHSTDSKYIDDICCSNYDWRICGTHGTAYGKGSYFARDASYSHKCTGNTSTVHSTFVSRVLVGHHTLGMADYLRPPSKDGGDTLFYDSCVDNIRWPSIFVIFDPPQIYPEFLLTYKKKALPLKKTDNWFSWQRLMAVCCCKLQQSSGT, via the exons CCCAACAGCAGCACAGAGCTGGAGCAGAAGTTCCAGAACGACccccaggaggtggtggagttcacCGCAGGGTCCCAGACCTACACACTCAGCCTCCAGG ACATGATCCAGACCAATAAGAAACACGGCACCAAGAGGGTGGTGAGGCGACGGCCTCGGTTCCGGTCCTCCGCCGACGTACAGGTCATCAGGACAAG AAGGCCTCCAAATGGTCCACCAAATGTCCAAACTTTTCCCAGTCACTGGGACAAGACCCAGGTTCCTGAGACAGGATACAAg AAAGTACTGCTGCAAGATTCATCCGAAGAATACAAAGAGGTGGAGACGCTGTTTCGTCAGACGATGACCGACTTTGACATCGTGAAGATCGAGAGGATTCAGAACAAGAGTCTCTGGGACCACTTTCGGTT GCAACAGGAACAAATGAAGACGAGGAACGGCGGGTGTTCCGTGGCCGAGAAGAAGCTGTTCCACAGCACAGACTCCAAGTATATCGACGACATCTGCTGCTCGAACTATGACTGGAGAATCTGCGGAACACACGGAACCGCCTACGGCAAGG GCAGTTACTTTGCCCGGGACGCCAGCTACTCCCACAAATGCACTGGGAACACCTCGACGGTCCACTCCACGTTCGTGTCCCGGGTGCTGGTGGGCCACCACACCCTGGGCTCGGCCGGCTACGTGCGCCCGCCCTCCAAAGACGGTGGGGACACCCTCTTCTACGACAGTTGTGCTGAtgacatcctctctccctccatctttgtCGTCTTCGACCAGCCTCAGATCTACCCGGAGTTCCTGCTCACATACAAGGAGAAAGCGTTGGCCTTCAAGCCAAATGTCCAAGCCTTTCCTAGTCACTGGGACAAGTCCAAGGTTCCTGCGACTGGACACGAG AAAGTTCTGCTGCAAGATTCGTCCGAAGAatacaaggaggtggagacgctgTTTCGTCAGACAATGACCGACTTTGACATCGTGAAGATCGAGAGGATTCAGAATAAGAGTCTCTGGGACCACTTTCGGTT GCAACAGGAACAAATGAAGACGAGGAACGGCGGGTGTTCCGTGGCCGAGAAGAAGCTGTTCCACAGCACAGACTCCAAGTATATCGACGACATCTGCTGCTCGAACTATGACTGGAGAATCTGCGGAACACACGGAACCGCCTACGGCAAGG GCAGTTACTTTGCCCGGGACGCCAGCTACTCCCACAAATGCACTGGGAACACCTCGACGGTCCACTCCACGTTCGTGTCCCGGGTGCTGGTGGGTCACCACACCCTGGGCATGGCCGACTACTTGCGTCCGCCCTCGAAGGACGGCGGGGACACCCTCTTCTACGACAGCTGCGTGGACAACATCCGCTGGCCCTCCATCTTTGTCATCTTCGACCCGCCTCAGATCTACCCGGAGTTCCTGCTCACGTACAAGAAGAAGGCATTGCCCCTCAAGAAAACAGACAACTGGTTTAGCTGGCAAAGGTTAATGGCGGTCTGTTGTTGTAAATTGCAACAGAGTTCCGGCACttaa